The Faecalibaculum rodentium genome segment CTCTCCATACCGGCTGCATGCCGGCATTCACCCGGTTCCTGTCTGCGACGGACGGGATTTCTGTTTTTCGCTCAACGGCTCAAACCTCACCTGAAAGGTAGTCTGTCCGCCATGGCTCCATGCCCGGATGTCGGCATGATGCCCTGTCGTGATGTTCTTCGCAATGGCCAGGCCAAGACCATAGCGGCCTTCGGCCCTGGTGCGGGAGGCATCTGCCCGGTAAAACCGGTCGAATATCCGTTCTTCCTCTCCGGCGGGAATGGCCTCGCCGGTGTCCGTGACCCTCAGCAGGATTCTGTCTTTTTCCCGTTTCAGCGAAACGCTGACTGCGGAGCCCGGATCGGCATGCCGGCTGGCATTGTCAATCAGGATCCCTGTCAGGCGCATCAGGTCCTCCGGTGCTCCGGCCACTGTCAGCCCCGGCTCCAGATCCAGGGCCAGCGACAGATGCCGGTCATACAGAAGGCTTTCAAAGGGAAGTGCCGCCTGTTCCACGGTCTCCGAAAGATTCACCGGCTGTTTGTCCTTCAGCCCATCGCTTCGGGACAGATCCAGCAGACTGGTGATCAGATGATTCATCTGTTCGGATTCCGTGATGATGGCCTGCAGCCACCTGGGCTGCGGGTCCTGTTCCATGGCCTCCGCACTGGCCATGATCACAGACAGCGGCGTTTTCAGTTCGTGAGAGGCGTCTGCGACAAACCTCTTCTGCATCTCCAGGTTCTCCTCGATGGGCCGGGTCATGACCAGAATCAGCCATCTGGTGCCAAACCACAGCAGCACGAGAAGAACAGCACCCAGAAGCAGCGACCCCCACAGGATCTCCTGCAGGTGCTCTGCCACTTCGGCGGTATCGACGATGGTGATCATCGACCCCTGCCGCCGGGATACATACCGGGAGGTGTACAGAAAGTCCGGTTCGGGATGCATGCTGTATTCCACAGCCTCGATGAGGTCTTCCTCATCCATGTCCGGATCCCTTGCCAGCACGCCGGTGA includes the following:
- a CDS encoding sensor histidine kinase — translated: MRELRTRMQTLVFGLAALFAALILALANGFAYWQAAQTVQENLDSTSRLFNERGYDRELDILSSLPVCTVLLNHAGEITGVLARDPDMDEEDLIEAVEYSMHPEPDFLYTSRYVSRRQGSMITIVDTAEVAEHLQEILWGSLLLGAVLLVLLWFGTRWLILVMTRPIEENLEMQKRFVADASHELKTPLSVIMASAEAMEQDPQPRWLQAIITESEQMNHLITSLLDLSRSDGLKDKQPVNLSETVEQAALPFESLLYDRHLSLALDLEPGLTVAGAPEDLMRLTGILIDNASRHADPGSAVSVSLKREKDRILLRVTDTGEAIPAGEEERIFDRFYRADASRTRAEGRYGLGLAIAKNITTGHHADIRAWSHGGQTTFQVRFEPLSEKQKSRPSQTGTG